A window of Cohnella herbarum contains these coding sequences:
- a CDS encoding ABC transporter ATP-binding protein yields MIHLQGLTFRRGEREILRGVDLKVNPGEHWTLLGRNGCGKSTILEMITGYLFPTSGKIDVLGNRYGQVDVREVRKQIGYISPSLIEKMTLRDPVWEIVASGAFAYLRFYEQVADEVKERAYIELERVGLRSLAEQPFGTLSQGERKKVLLARTMMASPQLLILDEPCAGLDLFEREKFLHALSELSTHNLSMLYVTHHIEEIVPLFTHVALMADGQLVATGNKRDVLTPDNLQEAYDLPIDIKWRDDRPWIEVGKVESR; encoded by the coding sequence ATGATCCATTTACAAGGCTTAACATTTCGCAGAGGTGAACGGGAAATTCTTCGCGGCGTCGACCTGAAGGTCAATCCGGGTGAACATTGGACATTGTTAGGACGCAACGGATGCGGAAAGTCCACGATTCTGGAGATGATTACGGGGTATTTGTTTCCGACCTCGGGCAAGATCGACGTGTTAGGCAATCGTTACGGGCAAGTCGACGTACGTGAAGTTCGCAAGCAAATTGGATACATCAGTCCTTCTTTGATCGAGAAAATGACGCTAAGAGACCCGGTATGGGAAATCGTAGCAAGCGGAGCTTTCGCTTATTTGCGTTTTTACGAACAAGTAGCGGATGAAGTGAAGGAACGGGCTTACATAGAGCTGGAGCGGGTTGGACTGCGTTCCTTGGCCGAGCAACCGTTCGGTACTCTTTCGCAAGGCGAACGCAAGAAAGTACTGTTGGCCCGAACGATGATGGCTTCTCCTCAGCTTCTCATTTTGGACGAACCTTGCGCCGGTTTAGACTTGTTCGAACGGGAGAAATTTTTGCATGCCTTATCCGAGTTATCTACTCATAACTTGTCTATGCTATACGTAACGCATCATATTGAAGAAATCGTACCTTTGTTCACCCACGTGGCATTAATGGCCGATGGTCAACTCGTCGCGACGGGCAACAAACGGGATGTGCTTACGCCGGACAATCTACAAGAAGCTTACGACCTTCCTATCGATATCAAATGGAGGGATGACCGGCCTTGGATAGAGGTCGGGAAGGTGGAATCTCGATGA
- the mutM gene encoding bifunctional DNA-formamidopyrimidine glycosylase/DNA-(apurinic or apyrimidinic site) lyase, whose product MPELPEMEHYRSQLSPLLCGQRITGATVNREATINEPADVFIAALIGKTILFVERKGKHLLFHLDDGHRLHLHLMLGGWLAYGEQGPKKDSHFQVILTFGNGSSLYFGGLRLGYLHRITAKAAIEQLKELGPDPFDPRLSLEAFRKRLSGKRGKLKTTLTDQRFLAGIGNSYSDEICFDANLHPAAAANGLDDSQTERLYNSMRKVLTVAKEAGGYMEHPLTPDDTVTGGYNEQFRVYDRKGEPCYECGTEIKFETLTGRKMFYCPNCQREA is encoded by the coding sequence ATGCCGGAATTACCGGAAATGGAACATTATCGCTCGCAATTATCTCCGTTGCTGTGCGGTCAGAGAATAACGGGGGCGACCGTTAATCGCGAAGCTACGATCAACGAACCCGCGGATGTGTTTATCGCCGCGCTGATCGGCAAAACGATCTTGTTCGTGGAACGCAAAGGGAAGCATCTGTTGTTCCATTTGGATGACGGACACCGCTTGCATCTACATCTCATGCTTGGCGGGTGGTTAGCTTACGGCGAACAAGGACCGAAGAAGGACAGTCATTTTCAAGTCATCCTAACTTTCGGGAACGGATCTTCCCTCTACTTCGGCGGATTGCGACTCGGGTACTTGCACCGTATTACGGCCAAGGCGGCCATCGAACAGTTGAAGGAGCTCGGTCCGGATCCATTCGATCCTCGATTGAGCTTGGAAGCGTTTCGGAAGCGGCTCTCCGGGAAAAGAGGCAAGTTGAAGACGACGCTAACCGATCAACGTTTCTTGGCGGGCATCGGCAACAGCTACAGCGATGAAATCTGCTTCGATGCGAACCTTCATCCGGCAGCCGCCGCGAACGGATTGGATGATTCGCAGACCGAACGCCTCTATAACTCGATGCGGAAAGTACTTACCGTGGCTAAGGAAGCGGGAGGTTACATGGAGCATCCGCTAACCCCGGACGACACGGTAACCGGAGGATACAACGAGCAATTCCGGGTTTACGATCGCAAGGGAGAACCCTGTTACGAATGCGGCACGGAAATTAAATTCGAAACGCTAACGGGTCGCAAAATGTTTTACTGTCCGAATTGTCAGCGGGAAGCTTAA
- a CDS encoding deoxyribonuclease IV produces MIRAGSHVSTRHGYRKAAENAVAIGGTAFQYFPKNPRTLELKSFDKTDAAKCAEWCGLNGIQSIAHGPYPVNPASEGDAARRMALCTLNDLEIAEACGSIGVVVHFGHYKGKDPLQGYRNVIQWINSVNALWNGQAQILLENQAGDHGSMGTTPEELMQIRSLVEQPEKVGFCLDTCHLFASGEWKPGGWTDFADRARKLGFWDAVRAVHLNDSRYPSGSRKDRHAAIAEGWIGREGLVSLFATPELRDVPFVLETPAGETAPHRDQLKLVRQLSGEASG; encoded by the coding sequence ATGATCAGAGCGGGCAGCCACGTTAGCACCAGGCACGGATATCGCAAAGCCGCGGAAAACGCGGTAGCCATCGGGGGAACGGCGTTTCAATATTTTCCGAAAAATCCTCGTACTTTAGAACTAAAATCGTTCGATAAAACCGATGCCGCGAAATGCGCGGAATGGTGCGGGTTGAACGGGATACAATCGATTGCCCACGGGCCCTATCCCGTTAATCCCGCGTCGGAGGGAGATGCGGCAAGACGCATGGCCTTATGTACGCTTAACGATCTAGAGATCGCCGAAGCATGCGGGTCCATCGGGGTAGTCGTCCATTTCGGCCATTACAAGGGGAAAGATCCGTTACAGGGCTATCGAAATGTAATACAATGGATCAATAGCGTTAATGCGCTTTGGAACGGACAGGCTCAAATTCTGTTGGAAAATCAAGCAGGAGATCACGGGTCGATGGGGACGACGCCGGAGGAATTGATGCAAATCCGTTCTTTGGTCGAGCAGCCGGAGAAAGTCGGCTTCTGCTTGGATACTTGTCATTTGTTCGCTAGCGGCGAATGGAAGCCGGGAGGCTGGACTGATTTCGCGGACCGGGCAAGGAAGCTCGGGTTCTGGGACGCGGTTCGCGCGGTTCACTTGAACGATTCCCGGTATCCGTCGGGGTCGCGCAAGGATCGGCACGCCGCGATCGCGGAAGGGTGGATCGGCCGCGAAGGTTTGGTCAGCTTGTTCGCTACGCCCGAACTAAGGGATGTGCCGTTCGTATTGGAAACGCCCGCGGGGGAAACCGCACCGCATCGGGATCAGCTAAAGCTTGTACGGCAATTGTCGGGGGAGGCGTCGGGATGA
- a CDS encoding C40 family peptidase: MSFTHTLARKVAGVSLCVAIGFGGLAMGQAPQASAATKADKIISLGKNYLGVKYRFGAPSGSTSAFDCSSFTQYIYGKYGVKLPRVSSSQAKKGYAVAKSNLKKGDLVFFRVARTGKNIGHVGVYVGNNKMLHTYGKPGVTYSSINTSYWKSHYVTARRVL; the protein is encoded by the coding sequence ATGAGCTTCACACACACACTCGCCCGTAAAGTAGCCGGCGTCAGTCTATGCGTCGCCATCGGCTTCGGCGGCCTTGCCATGGGACAAGCCCCGCAAGCATCCGCTGCAACGAAAGCCGATAAAATCATATCGCTTGGCAAAAATTACTTAGGAGTTAAATACCGGTTCGGAGCCCCTTCCGGCTCTACGTCGGCATTCGATTGCTCCAGCTTCACCCAGTATATATACGGCAAATACGGAGTTAAATTACCGCGCGTCTCCAGCTCGCAAGCCAAGAAGGGTTACGCCGTCGCGAAGAGCAACTTGAAGAAAGGCGATCTCGTATTCTTCAGGGTTGCTCGTACAGGCAAAAACATCGGCCATGTCGGCGTTTACGTCGGCAATAACAAAATGCTTCATACTTACGGCAAACCGGGAGTAACTTATTCTTCGATCAATACGAGCTATTGGAAATCGCATTACGTGACTGCCCGCCGCGTACTTTAA
- a CDS encoding response regulator transcription factor, translated as MNNENILIIEDEDAIARILELELEHEGYNVGRAADGRKGLEMANSGEWDLILLDVMLPELNGIEVLRRLRQNDGAVPVILITARDTVPDKVSGFEHGANDYITKPFAMEELLARVRNLLRIFKASREGENEDVIRIGDLSIELLTRKVYRKDHSIDLTPREFELLLYLARHKNSEKTRDEILSDVWGYEYIGDTNVVDVYIRYLRQKMDKGYRHKLLHTVRGVGYMLKEPDA; from the coding sequence ATGAACAATGAAAATATATTGATTATCGAAGACGAAGATGCGATCGCGAGAATTTTGGAATTGGAACTGGAGCATGAAGGGTATAACGTTGGCCGGGCTGCCGACGGCCGCAAAGGCTTGGAGATGGCGAATTCAGGGGAATGGGATCTCATATTGCTGGACGTTATGCTGCCCGAGCTGAACGGGATCGAGGTGCTGCGCAGATTAAGGCAGAACGACGGAGCGGTTCCCGTAATCCTCATAACGGCGAGAGATACCGTGCCGGATAAAGTAAGCGGCTTCGAGCATGGCGCGAATGATTATATTACGAAACCGTTCGCGATGGAGGAGCTGTTGGCGAGGGTTCGTAACTTGCTGCGAATATTCAAAGCTTCCCGCGAAGGAGAGAATGAAGACGTCATCCGGATCGGGGATTTGTCGATAGAGCTCTTGACCCGCAAAGTATACCGGAAGGATCATTCCATCGACTTAACCCCTCGGGAGTTCGAGCTGTTGCTATATTTGGCAAGACACAAAAATTCCGAGAAAACGCGAGACGAGATCTTGTCCGACGTATGGGGTTACGAATATATCGGGGATACGAACGTCGTAGACGTCTATATCCGTTACTTGCGGCAAAAGATGGACAAAGGTTACCGACATAAGCTTCTGCACACGGTGCGCGGCGTCGGTTATATGCTGAAGGAGCCGGATGCATGA
- a CDS encoding ribonuclease H-like domain-containing protein, translating into MSGLREKLGRLRSSGSSGVPTPPTDTTASAEPVEALEKRTIQTEVPELSPEFQQIGVELKQNEAGQFLLRTIEYPLPYRHGKHELTDLLECASHLSAIAMRQNRQNQPETIEPRRLLFLDTETTGLGVGTGNVPFMIGFGYYTDRAFIVEQTLIRNPGEERAMLTYLLEHMKDKTHLVTYNGRTFDWPVLVNRFILNGWRQSGQEPGHLDFLHPSRALWRNTLPSCRLSMVEEARLGIQRGHDVPGSLAPALYFQYLSDGNASHLHGVYAHNEKDILTLASLSVHFGLLLSGVPDPDTIQTTEGEELFRTASWLELHGVTEEAERLYALLSGMDDDVAYGSGWPLALAARHKRAGRHDRALPLWRKWAEIAENSAVPKLDAHVELAIYYEHRDKQLLMALTYAEKALELAHRRARLHSDAAKRKEEKESLQHRVLRLRDKVSRERK; encoded by the coding sequence ATGAGCGGATTAAGGGAGAAGCTCGGTCGGCTGCGTTCTTCCGGATCCTCCGGCGTTCCGACTCCGCCTACGGATACGACCGCGTCCGCGGAACCTGTAGAGGCTCTTGAAAAACGGACGATTCAGACGGAGGTTCCGGAACTATCGCCGGAATTTCAACAAATCGGAGTCGAACTTAAACAGAACGAAGCGGGCCAATTTTTATTGAGGACAATCGAATATCCGCTGCCTTATCGCCACGGGAAACATGAATTGACCGACTTGCTGGAATGCGCTTCGCATTTAAGCGCTATCGCGATGCGGCAGAATCGGCAAAATCAGCCCGAGACGATAGAACCTCGGCGACTGTTATTCCTCGATACGGAAACGACGGGACTCGGCGTCGGCACGGGCAACGTACCGTTCATGATCGGATTCGGCTATTACACCGATCGAGCTTTCATCGTCGAGCAGACCTTGATCCGCAATCCGGGCGAAGAGAGGGCGATGTTGACTTATTTGCTCGAGCATATGAAAGACAAAACCCATCTGGTTACTTATAATGGAAGGACGTTCGATTGGCCTGTACTCGTCAACCGCTTCATTCTGAACGGGTGGCGGCAAAGCGGCCAGGAACCGGGACATCTCGACTTTCTTCATCCGTCGCGGGCATTGTGGCGCAATACGTTGCCTTCTTGTCGGCTCAGCATGGTGGAAGAAGCCAGATTAGGCATTCAGAGAGGCCACGATGTGCCGGGTTCCCTTGCTCCCGCATTGTATTTTCAATATTTAAGCGACGGCAACGCTTCTCACCTCCATGGCGTGTACGCGCATAACGAGAAGGACATTTTGACGTTGGCTTCGCTTTCGGTCCATTTCGGTTTATTGCTAAGCGGGGTACCCGATCCCGATACGATACAGACGACTGAGGGAGAAGAACTGTTCCGGACGGCAAGCTGGCTTGAACTCCATGGCGTAACGGAAGAGGCCGAGCGGTTGTACGCCCTGTTAAGCGGGATGGACGACGACGTTGCCTACGGGAGCGGTTGGCCGTTGGCTTTGGCGGCGAGACATAAACGCGCGGGACGGCACGATCGGGCTTTGCCTCTGTGGAGAAAGTGGGCCGAGATTGCGGAAAACTCCGCGGTACCTAAACTGGATGCGCATGTGGAACTGGCCATCTACTATGAGCACCGCGATAAACAATTATTAATGGCGTTAACTTATGCGGAGAAAGCTTTGGAATTGGCACATCGTAGAGCGCGGCTGCATAGCGATGCCGCGAAGCGCAAAGAAGAGAAGGAATCGTTGCAGCACAGAGTCTTAAGATTGCGGGACAAAGTGTCACGGGAAAGGAAGTAA
- a CDS encoding HAD-IIA family hydrolase — MSILANSKLSKDLPLPEALLFDLDGTLYRGHEPISGADQLIANAHNRGIPCLYVTNNSTRTPLEVADHLAVMGISAKEEEIVTSASAAAYYVKSRYPGADTYVIGERGLREALIAADLHLLGDSPSDDRRAALVVQGLDRKLTYEQIRIAVKHLLDGAVFVQTNPDRLLPVDDGFLPGAGSLGAVLQAATGIEPIVIGKPSNIIMDFSLKIAGTAPNRSWVIGDNPYTDLAAARNAGCPSILVLTGLCTIENWQEHCEAAGVTPDAVCDGPEQVERLLNEVMK, encoded by the coding sequence ATGAGCATCTTGGCGAATAGCAAACTAAGCAAGGATTTACCGTTACCCGAAGCGTTATTGTTCGATCTGGACGGTACGTTATACCGCGGGCACGAACCGATTTCGGGTGCCGATCAATTAATCGCCAATGCGCATAATAGAGGAATACCCTGCCTATACGTGACCAACAATTCGACCCGAACCCCGTTGGAGGTAGCGGACCATTTGGCAGTCATGGGGATTTCGGCGAAAGAAGAGGAGATCGTCACATCCGCCTCGGCGGCTGCCTATTATGTAAAGTCGCGTTATCCCGGTGCCGATACATACGTTATAGGTGAAAGAGGACTTCGCGAAGCGCTTATAGCGGCCGATCTTCATCTCCTTGGAGATTCTCCGTCGGATGATCGTCGCGCCGCGTTGGTCGTACAAGGTCTGGACCGCAAATTGACCTATGAACAGATTAGAATCGCGGTTAAACATCTGCTGGATGGCGCCGTATTCGTGCAAACGAATCCCGATCGCCTTCTGCCCGTGGACGATGGCTTCCTCCCGGGTGCGGGGAGCCTTGGAGCGGTATTGCAAGCCGCGACGGGTATCGAGCCGATCGTCATAGGCAAACCTTCTAACATCATCATGGATTTCTCCTTGAAGATAGCCGGAACCGCTCCGAACCGTTCGTGGGTTATCGGCGACAATCCCTATACGGATCTCGCAGCGGCCCGTAACGCCGGATGTCCTTCCATACTCGTGTTAACCGGGTTATGTACGATCGAGAACTGGCAGGAGCATTGCGAGGCGGCCGGAGTAACGCCCGATGCGGTCTGCGACGGGCCCGAGCAAGTGGAACGACTGTTGAACGAAGTGATGAAGTAG
- a CDS encoding SAM-dependent methyltransferase, which produces MITYVGTANPGFSPYAMEELRRRIRGTKVSGLAPGETFSFTSGDHDPEALLTELRRKEPIFLRHLFPVEAENELTGSPEQTDELLQAYAATLGNRAQGKKIAIQVRKEQNSPFPYTSAEGRDVIAPVIKELGGEVVAREADWIVSVYATKKKLYLGCSLPRDNLSDWPGGAVRFRKDEGLISRAAFKLLEAERAFNLPLDRFSNALDLGAAPGGWTSVLLERGLKVTAVDPAEMDPSLELHPSLRHIRRNAADVSFAPGTFDLMVCDMSWDPHHTARIVSELAHVLSAGATGIITLKLMYRKPFQSIQDLMEDYSHEFDIRKVKQLFHNREEVTMWVKRK; this is translated from the coding sequence ATGATCACTTACGTCGGAACGGCGAATCCCGGCTTCTCTCCTTATGCTATGGAAGAGCTGCGGAGACGCATACGAGGCACTAAGGTTTCGGGCTTGGCGCCGGGGGAAACTTTCTCCTTCACGAGCGGCGACCACGATCCTGAAGCGTTACTGACCGAGTTGCGCCGCAAGGAACCGATTTTCCTGCGGCACTTGTTCCCCGTAGAAGCGGAGAATGAACTGACGGGTAGCCCCGAGCAAACGGATGAATTGCTTCAAGCGTATGCGGCTACGTTGGGTAATCGAGCACAAGGCAAGAAGATCGCAATCCAAGTTCGCAAGGAACAGAATAGCCCGTTCCCTTATACGTCCGCGGAAGGCCGAGACGTTATCGCACCGGTTATTAAGGAGCTGGGTGGGGAAGTGGTGGCGCGGGAAGCGGATTGGATTGTTTCCGTCTATGCGACGAAGAAGAAATTGTATCTGGGCTGCTCGCTGCCGCGCGATAATTTGTCGGATTGGCCGGGAGGAGCGGTTCGATTCCGGAAGGACGAAGGCCTGATCTCTCGCGCCGCATTTAAGCTATTGGAAGCGGAGCGCGCGTTTAACTTGCCGCTGGATCGATTCTCGAACGCGCTCGATCTGGGCGCCGCGCCCGGGGGATGGACGTCCGTGCTGCTCGAGAGAGGTCTGAAGGTTACCGCGGTCGATCCCGCCGAGATGGATCCGTCCTTGGAGCTTCATCCGAGTTTGCGCCATATCCGGCGCAATGCGGCCGACGTTTCCTTCGCTCCGGGTACGTTCGATCTGATGGTATGCGATATGAGCTGGGATCCTCATCATACGGCTCGCATCGTATCGGAGCTGGCTCATGTCCTTTCGGCGGGAGCCACCGGAATCATCACGTTGAAGTTAATGTATCGCAAGCCGTTCCAAAGCATCCAGGATCTCATGGAGGATTACAGTCATGAGTTCGATATCCGTAAAGTAAAGCAGTTGTTTCATAACCGGGAAGAAGTTACAATGTGGGTGAAGAGAAAATAA
- a CDS encoding thioredoxin family protein: MREWEAANWRREWTFTPAPFALFVHTPLCGTCLAARRMLAVATEIVPEVQLRSANINVMPDLAQMFQIESVPCLLIKRNNGSWIKQYRFPSVTEIVDQLRKERDRR, from the coding sequence ATGCGTGAATGGGAGGCGGCGAATTGGAGACGGGAATGGACGTTTACTCCCGCGCCGTTCGCGCTATTCGTCCACACGCCGCTTTGCGGAACTTGCTTGGCGGCACGCCGCATGTTGGCGGTAGCGACCGAAATCGTGCCGGAGGTGCAATTGAGGTCGGCGAATATTAACGTCATGCCGGACTTGGCCCAGATGTTCCAGATCGAAAGCGTGCCTTGTCTATTGATTAAGCGCAATAACGGAAGTTGGATTAAACAATACAGGTTCCCCTCCGTCACGGAGATCGTGGACCAGTTAAGGAAAGAGAGAGATCGCAGATGA
- a CDS encoding serine/threonine protein kinase gives MEERLEADLVLLPGQLFAERYRIAMPIGKGGMGRVYLAEDIRLGGKNVALKLTRPLPEERRSFLPEAQLLSVLDHPNLPAIVDYFPPNAEGVACIVMDYIAGDTIAERFERYGYRLSFAFVLGVLADLCEVLIYLHSQTPPIVFRDLKPANVLLDRHNKAILVDFGIARRYREHMSNDTLQLGTPGFAAPEQLRGEQSDSRTDIYGLGALAYFLLSGGKFAIRHQGEFKRVVQDDVPAAFILLLDRLLASQPEGRPQSALELLDEIKAIQRDAEEGTRARRSSHEFIHDRYAPQDYGNNGKVTVIAVASAYAGAGATFASVALSSALARKGIPHSMVECPGSDSELYAYLNGERRMPRGAVFAHGNGQQAAVPAWRSGKATYYPLNPNEANNPLPDSAFAKWLRKLGSPIVLLDMSSRWDQPLLKEWLIRSVDQLAMVADCYPAKWSARRQASCMELLSQTKQRRIRNVWIANRDQPFPDRKQWLNLFPVKPDILLPDLTGSATLNALWRGEGVPSDSRAANKIDEACSEWVESISLR, from the coding sequence ATGGAAGAACGTCTTGAAGCGGATCTTGTTTTACTGCCTGGACAGCTATTCGCAGAGCGGTACCGAATCGCTATGCCGATCGGCAAAGGAGGGATGGGGCGCGTTTACTTGGCGGAGGACATTCGGCTCGGCGGGAAGAACGTAGCGCTTAAGCTGACGCGTCCGCTTCCGGAAGAACGGAGATCGTTCTTGCCCGAAGCGCAGTTGCTAAGCGTGTTAGATCATCCGAATTTGCCGGCGATCGTCGATTATTTCCCTCCGAACGCGGAGGGGGTCGCTTGCATCGTCATGGATTATATCGCGGGAGATACGATAGCCGAGAGATTCGAACGTTACGGCTATCGGTTATCCTTCGCCTTCGTGCTCGGAGTACTGGCCGATCTGTGCGAGGTGCTGATCTATTTGCATTCGCAAACCCCGCCGATCGTGTTTCGGGATTTGAAGCCGGCTAACGTCTTGTTGGACCGCCACAATAAAGCGATTCTCGTTGATTTCGGAATTGCCCGCAGATATCGGGAACATATGTCGAACGACACGTTGCAGCTTGGCACGCCGGGCTTCGCCGCTCCCGAACAGCTTCGGGGAGAGCAATCCGATAGCCGTACCGATATATACGGTTTAGGAGCTCTTGCCTATTTTCTGCTCTCCGGGGGAAAGTTTGCGATCCGTCATCAGGGTGAATTCAAGCGAGTCGTTCAGGACGATGTCCCGGCTGCGTTTATTTTATTGTTGGATCGCTTATTGGCTAGTCAGCCAGAGGGTCGGCCGCAATCCGCCCTCGAGTTGCTTGACGAGATCAAGGCGATCCAACGGGATGCGGAGGAAGGCACCCGAGCCCGTCGTTCCTCTCACGAGTTCATACATGATCGTTATGCCCCGCAAGATTACGGAAACAACGGCAAAGTAACGGTAATCGCCGTTGCTTCGGCCTATGCGGGAGCAGGAGCGACCTTCGCATCGGTTGCTCTGTCGTCCGCGCTTGCCAGGAAAGGGATACCCCATTCGATGGTAGAGTGTCCGGGAAGCGACTCGGAGCTCTACGCCTATTTGAACGGGGAAAGAAGAATGCCTAGAGGCGCCGTCTTCGCGCACGGGAACGGTCAGCAAGCAGCCGTTCCCGCATGGCGCAGTGGGAAAGCGACTTATTACCCGCTTAATCCGAACGAGGCGAACAATCCGTTACCCGATAGCGCCTTCGCGAAATGGCTCAGAAAACTCGGCTCGCCTATCGTCTTGCTCGACATGTCCAGCCGATGGGATCAGCCTCTTCTAAAGGAATGGTTGATCAGATCGGTCGATCAGCTTGCCATGGTAGCGGATTGTTATCCCGCGAAATGGTCCGCCCGCAGACAAGCCTCATGCATGGAGTTGCTTAGTCAAACGAAGCAACGCCGAATTCGGAACGTTTGGATCGCCAATCGGGATCAACCGTTTCCGGACCGGAAACAATGGCTTAATCTGTTTCCGGTCAAGCCGGACATTCTTTTACCCGATCTTACGGGATCGGCGACGTTAAATGCTTTATGGCGTGGAGAAGGCGTGCCTTCGGACTCTCGCGCGGCGAACAAAATCGACGAGGCGTGCTCAGAATGGGTCGAATCGATTAGCTTGCGATGA
- a CDS encoding sensor histidine kinase gives MTLRSRFTLFTVFWLIFILILYNIFVYFFVIRVTTRGELQLLTNKADLVIETLRKQGMRGFEDPKLLSDMYNYNEMLRIVTGDVRIVNQVGTDEELLSIPAQMQAYNQSETRQINGQRVLYLSMPFFDQGHLIGTVEAARRLTVLDSYLQILLGALSVTSIGAIVFAIFGTYWFTSRLTGPIGQMVQTMREIDRSGKLYRVKLNGREESVELQQMVRAFNQMIDRLDRTIEHQKHFVADASHELKTPLTVISSYADMLKRWGRDNAEVRDEAIEAISKESERMQNLIRSMLTLAEAEQDNWLDVSRFDVTTVVRELSEVLGKTFQREIRVHSDNHSVHMRGDKEKIRQLLLILIDNAIKYSKEPIDVRIRSQKGGIKLEVTDYGIGVPESEIPYMFERFYRVDEARHRSTGGSGLGLSIAKKIIDIHEGNVEVYSKAGNGTTISIQFPRKI, from the coding sequence ATGACCCTAAGATCGAGGTTTACTCTATTCACGGTTTTCTGGCTTATCTTCATTTTGATTTTGTACAACATCTTCGTTTATTTTTTCGTGATCCGGGTTACGACGCGCGGCGAACTGCAACTGCTAACGAATAAAGCCGATCTGGTCATCGAGACGTTGCGCAAGCAGGGAATGCGAGGGTTCGAGGATCCGAAGCTACTGAGCGATATGTACAACTACAACGAAATGCTGAGAATCGTAACCGGCGACGTCCGAATCGTCAATCAGGTCGGCACGGATGAAGAGTTGCTCTCGATTCCAGCGCAAATGCAAGCTTACAATCAATCCGAAACTCGCCAAATTAACGGTCAACGGGTCCTTTATTTATCGATGCCTTTTTTTGATCAAGGACACTTGATCGGCACGGTAGAGGCGGCTCGTCGCTTGACCGTTCTCGATAGTTATTTGCAAATTTTGTTGGGGGCATTAAGCGTAACGAGCATCGGAGCGATCGTGTTCGCCATCTTCGGAACTTATTGGTTCACTTCCCGTCTAACGGGACCGATCGGCCAGATGGTGCAGACGATGCGAGAGATCGACCGAAGCGGTAAGCTTTACCGCGTTAAGCTGAACGGTCGGGAAGAATCGGTCGAATTGCAGCAGATGGTGAGAGCCTTTAATCAGATGATCGATCGCCTGGATCGAACGATCGAGCATCAGAAGCATTTCGTAGCCGACGCATCCCATGAACTCAAAACTCCGCTTACGGTCATATCCAGCTATGCGGATATGTTAAAGCGCTGGGGCAGGGACAACGCCGAAGTTCGGGACGAGGCCATCGAAGCGATCTCGAAGGAAAGCGAACGCATGCAAAATCTGATCCGTTCGATGCTGACCTTAGCTGAGGCGGAACAGGACAATTGGTTGGACGTCTCCCGGTTCGACGTGACAACAGTCGTGCGGGAGCTGTCGGAAGTGCTGGGGAAAACGTTCCAGAGAGAGATCAGGGTACATTCCGATAATCATTCCGTCCATATGAGGGGCGACAAGGAGAAAATAAGGCAATTGCTGTTGATCTTGATCGATAATGCGATCAAGTACAGCAAAGAACCGATCGATGTGCGGATTCGTTCGCAGAAGGGGGGAATTAAGCTGGAAGTGACCGATTACGGCATCGGCGTCCCGGAAAGCGAGATTCCCTATATGTTCGAACGATTCTACCGGGTGGACGAAGCTCGCCACCGTTCGACGGGCGGGAGCGGTCTCGGTCTATCGATCGCGAAGAAGATCATCGACATCCACGAAGGGAACGTGGAAGTATACAGCAAGGCTGGCAACGGCACGACGATTTCCATCCAATTCCCGCGTAAAATCTAA
- a CDS encoding cyclic-phosphate processing receiver domain-containing protein: protein MINVYLDDIRPCPRGFVVARSAEECLLLLSVSDVDVLSLDFELGYGQPNGLAVVQGIVVSGKYPKRIFVHSSSMMGRSQMVQALRAANPQGATIHDGPMPVALLQAIASGGSGHA, encoded by the coding sequence ATGATTAACGTGTATTTAGACGACATTAGGCCGTGCCCGCGCGGATTCGTCGTCGCGCGTTCGGCAGAAGAATGTTTATTGCTGCTGTCCGTCAGCGACGTCGACGTGTTATCGCTCGATTTCGAGCTGGGGTACGGCCAGCCGAACGGTCTAGCGGTCGTTCAGGGTATCGTGGTTAGCGGGAAATACCCGAAACGAATATTCGTTCATTCTTCCAGCATGATGGGCAGATCGCAGATGGTGCAAGCACTAAGGGCTGCCAATCCTCAAGGCGCAACGATTCACGACGGTCCGATGCCCGTTGCTTTGCTTCAAGCCATCGCATCGGGGGGCAGCGGCCATGCGTGA